A region from the Mustela erminea isolate mMusErm1 chromosome 10, mMusErm1.Pri, whole genome shotgun sequence genome encodes:
- the RPS8 gene encoding 40S ribosomal protein S8, with protein sequence MGISRDNWHKRRKTGGKRKPYHKKRKYELGRPAANTKIGPRRIHTVRVRGGNKKYRALRLDVGNFSWGSECCTRKTRIIDVVYNASNNELVRTKTLVKNCIVLIDSTPYRQWYESHYALPLGRKKGAKLTPEEEEILNKKRSKKIQKKYDERKKNAKISSLLEEQFQQGKLLACIASRPGQCGRADGYVLEGKELEFYLRKIKARKGK encoded by the exons ATGG GCATCTCTCGGGACAACTGGCACAAGCGCCGCAAGACCGGGGGCAAGAGAAAGCCCTACCACAAGAAGCGGAAGTATGAGCTGGGACGCCCCGCTGCCAACACCAAG ATCGGCCCCCGCCGCATACACACAGTCCGAGTCCGGGGAGGCAATAAGAAGTACCGTGCCTTGAGGCTAGACGTGGGGAACTTCTCCTGGGGCTCTGAGT GTTGTACGCGCAAAACAAGGATTATTGACGTTGTCTACAACGCATCCAACAACGAACTGGTCCGCACCAAGACCCTGGTGAAGAATTGTATCGTGCTCATTGACAGCACACCGTACCGACAGTGGTACGAGTCCCACTATGCACTGCCCCTGGGCCGCAAGAAGGGGGCCAAGCTG ACGCCTGAGGAGGaagagattttaaacaaaaaacgatcaaagaaaattcagaagaagtatgatgaaaggaaaaagaatgccAAAATCAGCAGTCTTCTGGAGGAGCAGTTCCAGCAGGGCAAGCTTCTTG CATGCATTGCTTCACGACCGGGCCAGTGTGGCCGAGCAGATGGCTACGTCCTAGAGGGCAAGGAGCTAGAGTTCTATCTGAGGAAAATCAAAGCCCGGAAAGGCAAATAA